The genomic window CGAATCTGGCAAAGTTGAAGATATCGACGGTTTGTCTGATGATGAAATTTTGACTTTGACAGGCAATTTGAAAAACGGTGTGCCATTTGCCACTCCAGTTTTCGATGGTGCTGATGAAGCTGAAATTCGCCGCATGCTCGATCTGGCTTACCCAGATGAAATTGCTAAGCAACTCGGTATGACGCCTTCGAAGAATCAAGTCACTTTGTATGATGGCCGTACTGGTGAATCTTTCGAACGTAATGTCACTGTCGGTTACATGCACGTTCTGAAATTGCACCATCTGGTTGATGACAAGATGCATGCACGTTCTACCGGTCCTTACTCTCTGGTTACGCAACAACCATTGGGCGGTAAAGCGCAGTTCGGTGGTCAGCGTTTCGGTGAGATGGAAGTTTGGGCACTGGAAGCATACGGCGCGTCTTATGTCTTGCAAGAGATGTTGACCGTGAAATCAGATGACGTAAATGGACGTACTAAAGTGTACGAAAATCTGGTTAAAGGTGATCACGTGATTGAAGCCGGTATGCCAGAATCCTTTAACGTTTTGGTTAAAGAAATTCGTTCTCTGGGTATCGATATCGATCTCGACCGTAACTGATAGTAAAGTAATCGAAGTAAAGCCGCCACCGGGTGTTTTGCCTGGTGGCGGCATTAGTATATATAGCCGTTAGGAAAGTTTTCGTTCCCGGTATGAGCGGAACCCGTTTGCAAAACCGGGCTCTCCCGCTGATGCGAACAGGGTCTATACGAAAACAAACCTGGTAATACCTTAATCACCAAGCGTTTTCTCACGCTACACTGGAGTGATAGACATGAAAGCACTGCTAGATTTATTCAAGCAAGTTCAGCCAAACGAACAATTCGACGCGATCAAAATTGGTCTTGCGTCACCAGAAAAAATCCGTTCATGGTCCTACGGCGAAGTTAAAAAGCCGGAAACCATCAACTATCGTACTTTCAAGCCTGAACGCGATGGTTTGTTCTGCGCCAAAATTTTTGGCCCAATTAAAGATTACGAATGCCTGTGCGGTAAATACAAACGCTTGAAGCATCGCGGTGTAGTCTGTGAAAAGTGTGGCGTTGAAGTTACTCTGGCAAAAGTGCGTCGTGAGCGCATGGGCCATATCGAGTTGGCCTCCCCGACTGCGCATATCTGGTTCTTGAAGTCCCTGCCATCCCGTTTGGGTATGGTTCTCGACATGACACTGCGGGATATCGAACGCGTCTTGTATTTTGAAGCCTATGTAGTCACCGATCCAGGTATGACGCCGCTGAAAAAATGCCAGATCATGTCGGAAGACGATTACGCTGCCAAATACGAAGAACACGGTGATGAATTCACCGCATTCATGGGTGCCGAAGGTATCCGTGAATTGTTGCGTTCTATCGATATCGATCGTGATGCAGAAACTCTGCGTACTGAACTCAAAGAATCTAAGTCTGAAGCCAAGATCAAGAAATACTCCAAGCGTCTGAAAGTGTTGGAAGCTTTCCAACGTTCTGGCATTAAGCCAGACTGGATGATCATGGAAGTGTTGCCAGTGTTGCCGCCAGAGTTGCGTCCATTGGTACCTTTGGATGGCGGTCGTTTTGCGACTTCCGATCTGAACGATTTGTATCGTCGCGTGATTAACCGTAACAATCGTCTGAAGCGCCTGATGGAATTGCGCGCACCAGAAATCATCACACGCAACGAAAAGCGTATGTTGCAAGAAGCGGTTGATTCGTTGTTAGACAACGGTCGTCGCGGTAAAGCCATGACTGGTGCGAATAAGCGTCCGTTGAAATCTCTGGCAGAGATGATCAAAGGTAAAGGCGGCCGTTTCCGTCAAAACTTGCTGGGTAAGCGCGTCGATTATTCTGGTCGTTCAGTGATCGTGGTTGGTCCACAGCTGAAATTACATCAGTGCGGTTTGCCAAAATTAATGGCGTTGGAACTGTTCAAACCTTTCATTTTCAATAAACTTGAATTGATGGGTCTGGCAACGACCATCAAGGCTGCCAAGAAACTGGTAGAGATTCAAGAGCCTGTAGTTTGGGATATCTTGGAAGAAGTCATCCGCGAACATCCGATTATGCTGAACCGTGCGCCTACGCTGCATCGTTTGGGTATTCAAGCGTTTGAGCCAGTCCTGATTGAAGGTAAGGCGATTCAATTGCATCCACTGGTTTGCGCCGCATTCAATGCCGATTTCGACGGCGATCAAATGGCGGTTCACGTTCCTTTGTCTGTGGAAGCACAGATGGAAGCACGTACACTGATGCTGGCATCGAACAATATTCTGTTCCCGTCTAACGGCGAACCGTCTATCGTTCCTTCCCAGGATATCGTGTTGGGTCTGTACTACGCTTCCCGTGAGAAAATCAACGGTAAGGGCGAGGGCATGATGTTCCCTGATGTTTCCGAGGCGATTCGTGCTTGGGACAACAAGGAAGTCGAACTGATGACGCGCATTACAGTGCGTATTACTGAATATCCAAAAGATGCTGCAACTGGCGAATTCGTCAAAACAGTTACCCGCTACGAAACCACAGTTGGTCGTGCGATTCTGTCTGAAATTCTGCCTAAAGGTTTGCCTTTCTCGGTACTTAATCGTGCCTTGAAAAAGAAAGAAATTTCTAAGCTGATCGATACTTCTTTCCGTAAGTGCGGTCTGCGCGCTACGGTTATTTTTGCAGATCAGTTGCTGCAGATGGGTTTCCGCCTGGCGACACGTGCTGGTATCTCTATCTGTATCGATGATATGTTGGTACCGCCACAAAAAGTCACCTTGTTGGCAGCTGCTGAACACGAAGTTAAACAAATCGAACAGCAATATGCTTCCGGTCTGGTTACTGCCGGCGAGCGTTACAACAAGGTTGTCGATATCTGGGGCAAAACCGGTGATGACGTCGGTAAAGCCATGATGGATAGATTGAAAGTCGAAGACGTTATCCGTCGCGACGGTACTCACGGTACGCAAGAATCCTTCAACGCGATTTACATGATGGCCGATTCCGGTGCGCGTGGTTCTGCAGCGCAGATTCGTCAGTTAGCAGGTATGCGCGGACTGATGGCGAAACCGGATGGTTCGATTATTGAAACACCGATCACCGCGAACTTCCGCGAAGGTCTGAACGTGTTGCAGTACTTTATTTCCACTCACGGTGCACGTAAAGGTCTGGCCGATACGGCCTTGAAGACAGCTAACTCCGGTTACCTGACACGTCGTCTGGTTGACGTTACCCAAGATCTGGTTGTAATCGAAGACGATTGCGGCACAGCGAATGGCGCGTCGATGAAGGCGATCGTTGAAGGCGGTGAAGTTAACGTACCTTTGCGTGAATTGATCTTGGGTCGTGTTACAGCGAACGAAATCGTTAATCCAGAAACTCAGGCAACTTTGTATGCTGCCGGTACTTTGCTGGATGAAGATGCGGTTGAAGAAATCGAACGTCTGGGAGTCGACGAAGTCAAAGTACGTACGCCACTTACTTGTGATACACGCTACGGTCTGTGCGCAATGTGCTACGGACGTGACTTGGGTCGCGGTACTATGGTCAATGCGGGTGAGGCAGTCGGTGTTATCGCCGCTCAGTCCATCGGTGAACCAGGTACACAGTTGACGATGCGTACTTTCCATATTGGTGGTGCTGCATCCCGTGCTGCGATTGCCTCGTCGGTTGAAGCGAAATCTAACGGTACTATCCGTTTCACTGCAACCATGCGTTATGTTACAAATGGCAAAGGTGCACAGATCGTTATTTCCCGTTCAGGTGAAGTCTTGATCACTGATGATCATGGTCGTGAGCGTGAGCGTCATAAAGTACCTTACGGTGCGATGCTGATCGTTAAAGACGGTATGGTCATCAAAGCCGGTACTAACCTGGCAACTTGGGATCCACTGACTCGTCCTATCATTACCGAGTACACCGGTACGGTGAAATTTGAGAACGTAGAAGAAGGCGTTACTGTTGCTCGTCAAGTTGATGATGTGACTGGTTTGTCTACTCTGGTAGCGATCGATGCTAAGCGTCGCGGTACTGCAGGTAAGACCTTACGTCCACAGGTTAAACTGCTCAACGAGCAAGGCGAAGAAGTTAAGATCTCTGGCACCGAACACGCGGTAACGATCGGCTTCCAAGTCGGTGCGCTGATTACCGTGAAAGACGGTCAGCAAGTAACGGTTGGTGAAGTGCTGGCGCGTATCCCGACTGAATCACAAAAGACACGTGATATTACCGGGGGTCTGCCGCGCGTTGCCGAGTTGTTCGAAGCGCGTTCGCCTAAAGATGCTGGTATGTTGGCTGAAGTCACAGGTACGGTTGCGTTTGGTAAAGAAACCAAAGGTAAGCAGCGTCTGGAAATCACCGACATGGACGGCGAGAAGCATGAGTTCCTGATCACCAAAGACAAACAAGTTCTGGTGCATGACGGTCAAGTCGTCAACAAGGGTGAGATGATTGTCGACGGTCCTGCTGATCCACAAGACATCCTGCGTTTGTTGGGTATCGAAGCGCTGGCACGTTACATTGTTGACGAAGTTCAAGACGTGTACCGTTTGCAAGGCGTTAAGATCAATGACAAGCACATTGAAGTGATCGTACGTCAGATGTTGCGTCGCGTTATCGTGACTCAACCAGGCGATGCGAATTACATCTTGGGCGAACAAGTTGAGCGTTCTGATTTGCTCGGCGAAAACGACCGTGTCATCGCTGCTGGCGGTATCCCTGCAACCTATGAAAATATCTTGTTGGGTATTACTAAGGCATCCTTGTCTACTGATTCGTTTATCTCTGCTGCGTCTTTCCAGGAAACCACACGGGTTCTGACGGAAGCTGCGATCATGGGCAAACGCGACAGTCTGCGTGGCTTGAAAGAAAACGTCATCGTTGGTCGTCTGATACCTGCTGGTACCGGTCTGGCTTTCCACCGCGCTCGCAAGTTGAAAGAAACTTGGGAAGCGGAAGAACGTGCAGCACTGTTGCAAGCTGAAAAAGCAATCTTCGCGCCTATGCCTGAAGTTGCCGCTACCGATGTAGTTGATGGCGAGATTTGATAAAGTAAAACTGAAGTAATACCACGGCACCGCAGCTAGTCTCCGGTGCCGTTTTCATATGTTTATGAGCTACGCAAAATCGTCCCAGCGTTGTTGCACTCGCCTTGCCGTACTAGCGTACTGTCGTCGGCGGTGCGCCTAGCTGGAACAATTTTGCGTAACTTCTAATTAGGACTTAGATAGCGGGGAACCAGCGTCGTTGTATCGGCCTTGCCGTACTGAAGTACTGACTTCGGCGGTGCGCCTAGCTGGGACAATTTTGCGTAACTTCTAATTAGTACTTAGATTCCGGGGACTCAGCGTTGTTGCACTCGCCTTGCCGTAAAGCCTAAGTCTTAGTCGGTGCGTCCGGCGGGAACAATTTTGGGTAAGGTCTAAGTTGTGGCTTTAGCTTGCGCGGGGCTGAGTGTGGACTTAGCATTTTGGTCTGTCGAATACTCGATTAAGCGCATAAGAAATAATGAAATGAATTTGAATATCTATGGATAGTTTAATCGAGCAGCATAAAAATTCCGAGAGTCGGGCGCGCTTGAGTACGCAGAGAATTTTGTATTTGCGTGCGCAGCACGGCGAGCAGGTCGATGTTGAGGTGGTGGCAGAGACAGGCTCGACCAATGCCGATCTGATGGCGCGTCTGGAGCTGTTACAAGGCCCAGTGCTACGCATTGCCGAGCATCAGACTGCCGGGCGTGGTCGCGCTGGCCGGGTCTGGCATTCGGTACCCGGCGGCGTGCTGACGTTTTCGCTGGCCTGGTATTTTCCCGGCACTAGCCAGGCCTTATTGGGCTTGCCGCTGGCCATCGGTGTTGCGATAGCAGAATGCCTGTTGGCATTGGGTTTGCCGGTCAGCCTGAAGTGGCCCAACGATATCCTTAAAGACAAAAAGAAATTGGCGGGCGTCTTGATCGAGACTGCCGCTGCCAGACAAGGCGGCAGTTGGGCAGTGATAGGAGTCGGCTTGAATCTGAGCGTACCGGACGCGCTGGAAACCCACATAGGCCATAGTGTGGCGGACGCACCCTGGCTGGCGCAAATGGATAGAAATCAGTTGGTGGCGCAATTACTTAATAGTTTGGCCGCAGCCATGGAAGAATTTCGGCAGCAGGGTTTCGCAGCTTTTGCGGATCGCTGGAATCGCCTACACGCCTATGCGCAGCAAGAGGTGGTGATCCTGGATAGAGGCCAGGTGGTGCAGCAAGGTCTGGCACTTGGGGTCGATGCGCAAGGTTGTTTGTTGTTGCAGACCGCGCAGGGTACACTGCCGGTCATTTCGGGTGATGTCTCTTTACGCGCCGCCGCTACACCATGACTAAGAATTTCATCAGGACACACGCATGCTCTTATTAATTGATGCCGGTAACACCAGAATTAAGTGGGCGATACCGCAAGCAGCTCAAAGCGGCAACACCGCGCCGCAATGGCAAGTATTGGACTCGGTCAGACATCAAGAACTGCCTCAGTTAGAAACCCTGTGGGCGGCGCAGCCGATTAGCCGAATCTTGGTTTCTAACGTGGCAGGCGATGCCTTGCAAGCGAGTTTAGTCGCTATCTTGCAGCGTGCTGCGCCCGGTATCATGGTCGAGCGTTTCCAATCTTCAGGCGCTTGCGCCGGCTTGCGCAATGGCTATCGCCAGCCTAGCCAATTAGGTAGTGATCGTTTTGCTTCGGCGATTGCGGCGCACACTCTGTATCCGCAACGCGCCCTGATCGTCGCCACCTGCGGCACTGCCACTACCATCGATGCGGTCAGCCCGGATGGGATTTTTCTGGGCGGTATGATACTGCCCGGTTTGCAATTGATGGCGCAATCGCTGGCCAAAAATACCGCACAACTGCCCTCGGTGGCGGCCAGCCTGTCTTTGCAATATCTGTTCGCCGACAATACCGAACTGGCCATCGTCAGTGGCTGTATCCATGCCCAAGTAGGTGCCATCATGCAGGCACATGAGGCTTTGCATGCTAGCCAGGAGCAAGCGGTAGATTGTATTATTTCGGGCGGTGCAGCCAGTTACCTGACCCCGCATCTGGGGATAAGCTGTCATCATGTCGACAATTTGGTTTTAATCGGTTTAGCGGTCGCAGCCGCCGCGACCCTGCCGTCTACTCACTCACTATAAAACTATGCTGAGATTTTTTTTCTGGACCTTGTTGCTGCTCAATAGCCTGTTACTGGCCTTTAATTTGGGATATCTGGGGACCTGGCCGTTCGCCAGTAATGAGCCGCAACGCATCAATCAGCAACACAATACCGACAAAATACAATTGCTATCTGCCAGTGCTGTGCTGGCCTTGACTGAGGCGCCCAGCGAAAGCGCTAAGGCTGCACAGGATAAAGCCAAAGAGCTCATTGCCTGCCTGGAAGTAGGCAATTTTTTACCTGCGGAAGCCATAACTTTTGAAGAAAAATTGAAGACTCTGGCATTAGGCGAGCGGCAGGCGCGCAGCAATGTCAGCGAGGTGGCCAGCCATATGGTCTACATTCCACCTCAGGGCAGTAAAGAGGGGGCGGATAAAAAGACTGCGGAATTACGGAGGATAGGCATTAGCGATTTCTTCGTCATGCAAGAGCCAGCCAATTTACGCTGGGCTATCTCACTGGGCGTGTTTAAGTCAGAAGAGGCGGCCAAAGCGCATCTGGCCAACCTCAATAGTAAAGGTGTCAAG from Undibacterium parvum includes these protein-coding regions:
- the rpoC gene encoding DNA-directed RNA polymerase subunit beta', whose product is MKALLDLFKQVQPNEQFDAIKIGLASPEKIRSWSYGEVKKPETINYRTFKPERDGLFCAKIFGPIKDYECLCGKYKRLKHRGVVCEKCGVEVTLAKVRRERMGHIELASPTAHIWFLKSLPSRLGMVLDMTLRDIERVLYFEAYVVTDPGMTPLKKCQIMSEDDYAAKYEEHGDEFTAFMGAEGIRELLRSIDIDRDAETLRTELKESKSEAKIKKYSKRLKVLEAFQRSGIKPDWMIMEVLPVLPPELRPLVPLDGGRFATSDLNDLYRRVINRNNRLKRLMELRAPEIITRNEKRMLQEAVDSLLDNGRRGKAMTGANKRPLKSLAEMIKGKGGRFRQNLLGKRVDYSGRSVIVVGPQLKLHQCGLPKLMALELFKPFIFNKLELMGLATTIKAAKKLVEIQEPVVWDILEEVIREHPIMLNRAPTLHRLGIQAFEPVLIEGKAIQLHPLVCAAFNADFDGDQMAVHVPLSVEAQMEARTLMLASNNILFPSNGEPSIVPSQDIVLGLYYASREKINGKGEGMMFPDVSEAIRAWDNKEVELMTRITVRITEYPKDAATGEFVKTVTRYETTVGRAILSEILPKGLPFSVLNRALKKKEISKLIDTSFRKCGLRATVIFADQLLQMGFRLATRAGISICIDDMLVPPQKVTLLAAAEHEVKQIEQQYASGLVTAGERYNKVVDIWGKTGDDVGKAMMDRLKVEDVIRRDGTHGTQESFNAIYMMADSGARGSAAQIRQLAGMRGLMAKPDGSIIETPITANFREGLNVLQYFISTHGARKGLADTALKTANSGYLTRRLVDVTQDLVVIEDDCGTANGASMKAIVEGGEVNVPLRELILGRVTANEIVNPETQATLYAAGTLLDEDAVEEIERLGVDEVKVRTPLTCDTRYGLCAMCYGRDLGRGTMVNAGEAVGVIAAQSIGEPGTQLTMRTFHIGGAASRAAIASSVEAKSNGTIRFTATMRYVTNGKGAQIVISRSGEVLITDDHGRERERHKVPYGAMLIVKDGMVIKAGTNLATWDPLTRPIITEYTGTVKFENVEEGVTVARQVDDVTGLSTLVAIDAKRRGTAGKTLRPQVKLLNEQGEEVKISGTEHAVTIGFQVGALITVKDGQQVTVGEVLARIPTESQKTRDITGGLPRVAELFEARSPKDAGMLAEVTGTVAFGKETKGKQRLEITDMDGEKHEFLITKDKQVLVHDGQVVNKGEMIVDGPADPQDILRLLGIEALARYIVDEVQDVYRLQGVKINDKHIEVIVRQMLRRVIVTQPGDANYILGEQVERSDLLGENDRVIAAGGIPATYENILLGITKASLSTDSFISAASFQETTRVLTEAAIMGKRDSLRGLKENVIVGRLIPAGTGLAFHRARKLKETWEAEERAALLQAEKAIFAPMPEVAATDVVDGEI
- a CDS encoding biotin--[acetyl-CoA-carboxylase] ligase, which produces MDSLIEQHKNSESRARLSTQRILYLRAQHGEQVDVEVVAETGSTNADLMARLELLQGPVLRIAEHQTAGRGRAGRVWHSVPGGVLTFSLAWYFPGTSQALLGLPLAIGVAIAECLLALGLPVSLKWPNDILKDKKKLAGVLIETAAARQGGSWAVIGVGLNLSVPDALETHIGHSVADAPWLAQMDRNQLVAQLLNSLAAAMEEFRQQGFAAFADRWNRLHAYAQQEVVILDRGQVVQQGLALGVDAQGCLLLQTAQGTLPVISGDVSLRAAATP
- a CDS encoding type III pantothenate kinase; the encoded protein is MLLLIDAGNTRIKWAIPQAAQSGNTAPQWQVLDSVRHQELPQLETLWAAQPISRILVSNVAGDALQASLVAILQRAAPGIMVERFQSSGACAGLRNGYRQPSQLGSDRFASAIAAHTLYPQRALIVATCGTATTIDAVSPDGIFLGGMILPGLQLMAQSLAKNTAQLPSVAASLSLQYLFADNTELAIVSGCIHAQVGAIMQAHEALHASQEQAVDCIISGGAASYLTPHLGISCHHVDNLVLIGLAVAAAATLPSTHSL
- a CDS encoding SPOR domain-containing protein, producing MLRFFFWTLLLLNSLLLAFNLGYLGTWPFASNEPQRINQQHNTDKIQLLSASAVLALTEAPSESAKAAQDKAKELIACLEVGNFLPAEAITFEEKLKTLALGERQARSNVSEVASHMVYIPPQGSKEGADKKTAELRRIGISDFFVMQEPANLRWAISLGVFKSEEAAKAHLANLNSKGVKSARIGPREVSTAKFSYQLRKLNVDEKSRFDAIKASYPNQESRHCAVAAQSRN